From one Dryobates pubescens isolate bDryPub1 chromosome 2, bDryPub1.pri, whole genome shotgun sequence genomic stretch:
- the SRP9 gene encoding signal recognition particle 9 kDa protein, producing the protein MPHYQAWEEFTRAAEKLYLADPMKVRVVLKYRHCDGNLCIKVTDDVACLLYRTDQAQDVKKIEKFHSQLMRLMVAKESRSAAMETD; encoded by the exons atGCCGCACTACCAGGCCTGGGAGGAGTTCACGCGTGCTGCCGAGAAGCTCTACCTTGCCGACCCCATGAAG GTGCGGGTTGTTCTCAAATACCGCCATTGTGATGGGAACCTCTGCATCAAAGTAACGGACGACGTAGCT TGTTTGCTGTACAGGACAGACCAAGCACAAGATGTCAAGAAGATCGAGAAATTCCACAGTCAGTTGATGCGACTGATGGTAGCTAAGGAGTCCCGCAGCGCtgccatggaaacagactgA